CTTAAATAATCTGAAATTAGGATTCTCTGAGGCAAATACGGGTTTCCAATTGTAACGCAGACGATACATATCCCATAGATCACAATTGGCATCTGGAACATAAAATTCTTTTGCCAATTCATCAAATCGGGCAGGTGAAAAACGCCAAATATCTAAATATCTTTTTTTTGCTGATTCTAATTCTTTTGGGTCAGTGATCACTTTAGCCTGATATCTGCCTATTTCTATCACCGTTAGTCCATAATTTACCCAAACCACCACCATGCCTTTTGGCGCAAAACCAAAAATAAGGCTGGACATTCCATGATAGGAATTGTAATCGGCATTGGCATCGGCCAATAAATCGCGATCTCCGTCATACTTATATTCCTCAATTATTTTATTTTTTGCCTCCTGCATTGCATAATTGCGTCTCACCAGATCTTTCATCCGCTCCGCAGGAAAATCAATCTTTAACCTGTAAAAGACATTGTCATAACCGGCATAATATGTTAGGTCTGCCCCTATGGGCGTGCCGTGCTGTTCGGTCCACATTTTGCCTGAGCTACCCCATCTTCCAGAGGAGCCACCGTAAGGCATTCCTGCACGAATGCCTTCAAGCGTAAAAATTTCATCTTTTACCATATCAACACTATACTTATTTGCAGGATGGCACATTTCGGCATGCCACTCGGGTGTTTTCTCATTTATCATCTGACAGCTGCTTATCTGTATGCATATTAAAAAGCATACGATTATTTTTATATATGTTTTAACCATTGTGTATTTCTCTTTTTCTATATCGCCCTTCATAAGCCCCGTCTTTGGCAGGTGCCTGACTCTCGCGAGAACCCAACCCCAGTTCGTTGGCTTTTACAGACCAGTGCAAATACTGGTTTCTCAATTTTTTTAATACTTCTTCGTCGATATAATCTAAGTAAGATATTCTTTTGAGTTTTGATAAATACTCTACATTTATAGAATTTTTATCATATAGATCACAATTATACATTTCGATATAGCTATTGCGTAAATTGTTACAAGCGTTTACATAATTACTTAAACTATTACTGACTGATTTTATAAATTCATCTTTTATTGAATAAGAAATCAATTTATTCTTTCTATATTCAACGTTAGCATCTTTAGAAAAGTGAAACATTAAATGCAATGGAATTTGGTCATAAGTATTATACAAATTACGTATTCCTACTACGGCATAAAATCGCTCTAAATCTTCTACAGATCCTTTTTTTATTTTATTATCAATAGCAGATTTATGCAAAACCCCAGCTTCAATCTGATGTTTTTTATACCAGCCTTCACTGATTACTATTTTTTTTAATTTTTCAATCTCTTTATCTGAGCCATGAATCATTTTGTTATAAAGTGATTCTCTTTTATAGTAAAGAGCCGAAATTTCTTTGGCATTGTTTATATATGAACCTCCAATGTCTGAATGCACACCTGGCAAATTGAGTTCTAAACCATGCAAGCCGGCACTTTCTATATTGGTTAAATCAAAATTTTCGCGATACTCATCATCAGATGACAGCTGCAAAACAAATCGTGCTTTTTTAACTGCATCTAAGTGTAAATCTATACTGTCGTTGCCATGATACACCCCATAAGAAGCCACAGTATCATAAAGTCCCACAAAATTGATCTCTATTTTTTTCACTTTTAAATTCACTTTTAATAAACAAGCGGCAAAATAACCATGCCATTCTAAAAGTGGATGATTAGGTACTTTAAGAATACTATACTCATTTTTCATACCCTGAAAATAGCCTGGCGCTAACACCTGTACTTTATTATCAGGAAGTTGGCCGTATATAACAGCGGGACTATTTGCAATATGCAAAAAATGTCTTGCTGCCGTTGCACCGCGGCTAAAGCCATATACATTAATTTTTAAAACATCTATTTCTTTATCGTTATAGGACATTAACATTTCTGACGCTTTTACACACGCTTTTCCCACCTTGGCCACTACACCGCGATAGCCCATACCTATGGCAACGTCTGGAAAAACATCATCGCTTTCTAAATCCTCGGTGCCAATGCCTTCAATGTATAAAGCACTTTGAAATTTTGCATCAGGATCAATGGCATCATAACCTCTTGCAACATTGGTATAATCGTTTTCAAAACTGTCATCTTCCTTATTTCCCTTTTTTAGATAAGCATCATGATCTTTTGAATCTGTACTCTTCGCATCGGTATTGGTTTTGTTATTCTGAGTGCCATCAAAAAAGATGTTTAAACTTACACTAATCGCATTATTTAAAGAATCTTCAGGATGTACGGGCTCATAATTTTTCTCAAATATCCCTTCTTCGCCTCCCTGCCAGCGGTTTTTTCCTGTAGCGTGTATAGTATAATCTCCATCTGTGGCACGCAGATCCATTTTGCCTGTTGTGGTGTTTATCATTTCACCTTCAACAATTCTTAGAATACTCATAGGCTATGAATTTAATGAGTTTTCGCCACTGTATTTATTCAGGTTTTTAGAGGCATGCACGTTAATATGTTCTTCCGTACTTATTAAAGAAGCAGTTTTTGCAATTTCTTTTCTTTCTCCAGTTTCAGACTCTCTATTACCTTTTACAAATTCTGCTAGATTTCCCGTTACTTTAGTCATAAAATCAACTCCAATCGTTAATATTTTTGAACTAGCAATAGTTTCAGTATAGTTTCCTCCAACAGTATTAGTTTTATTAAGACCTACATTGGTGTTCATATTCTTTCCTGCATTTAGGATAATATCCTCACCTGCCTCAAATTCAATATTTTTAGGCGCTTTAAATTTTATATTACCATCACCATGCACGACTGCAATGGTTTCGCCTTTTTGACTTTCTATTGTTATGTCACCCGTAGCATCATCAGAAATAATTCTGTTTCCGCTTCGACTATGTATCACTGCCTTTATATCATTATTGGGCGTACTATAACCACTTTTTTCTTTTCTGCTGGTCATGGTTCCCATTACAATTGGCAGTTCGGGATTGTTGCCCTGAAAATCTACAAAAACCGTATCGCCAATTTCAGGTATGATATGAGCTCCTCTGGCATCGCCTCCATATTTTTGAATTAAAGGAATATAAGGTGTGCTTTCACCTTTGGCTGCCTGCCACGGCATCTGTACCTGTACAGCGCTGAGTCCGTCAGGATCTGTATTGGCAGTTACAATAGCAGTCTGACTTTTGCAAAATGGC
The Flavobacterium humidisoli DNA segment above includes these coding regions:
- a CDS encoding DUF2931 family protein codes for the protein MINEKTPEWHAEMCHPANKYSVDMVKDEIFTLEGIRAGMPYGGSSGRWGSSGKMWTEQHGTPIGADLTYYAGYDNVFYRLKIDFPAERMKDLVRRNYAMQEAKNKIIEEYKYDGDRDLLADANADYNSYHGMSSLIFGFAPKGMVVVWVNYGLTVIEIGRYQAKVITDPKELESAKKRYLDIWRFSPARFDELAKEFYVPDANCDLWDMYRLRYNWKPVFASENPNFRLFKLNTEYYNGEKDQMMRPWLLENKMRDRALPNVFQFFWETGIGEKFEGRIFFNQNEIFRHFKGLSGDSEIQVKVAKDNRSLEVLLNSQKLEVDSIRIYPNSKKDFNDSYK
- a CDS encoding T6SS phospholipase effector Tle1-like catalytic domain-containing protein, yielding MSILRIVEGEMINTTTGKMDLRATDGDYTIHATGKNRWQGGEEGIFEKNYEPVHPEDSLNNAISVSLNIFFDGTQNNKTNTDAKSTDSKDHDAYLKKGNKEDDSFENDYTNVARGYDAIDPDAKFQSALYIEGIGTEDLESDDVFPDVAIGMGYRGVVAKVGKACVKASEMLMSYNDKEIDVLKINVYGFSRGATAARHFLHIANSPAVIYGQLPDNKVQVLAPGYFQGMKNEYSILKVPNHPLLEWHGYFAACLLKVNLKVKKIEINFVGLYDTVASYGVYHGNDSIDLHLDAVKKARFVLQLSSDDEYRENFDLTNIESAGLHGLELNLPGVHSDIGGSYINNAKEISALYYKRESLYNKMIHGSDKEIEKLKKIVISEGWYKKHQIEAGVLHKSAIDNKIKKGSVEDLERFYAVVGIRNLYNTYDQIPLHLMFHFSKDANVEYRKNKLISYSIKDEFIKSVSNSLSNYVNACNNLRNSYIEMYNCDLYDKNSINVEYLSKLKRISYLDYIDEEVLKKLRNQYLHWSVKANELGLGSRESQAPAKDGAYEGRYRKREIHNG